Proteins from a genomic interval of Ensifer canadensis:
- a CDS encoding sensor histidine kinase, translated as MRAAVYSLRRRLLGWLLISTAVIGVAALTDTYREAVTTANVVSDRVLAGSALAIAERVVVAEDGSLEVDIPYVALEMLTSAAQDRVFYRVDGPPGQFITGYQTLPSLDEVPGSSTTFADSSFRGEPIRIAALRRSASTGINSVPFVVTVAETTIARRQLAQTILVRSALRLGLMIAGAAVIVWIAVTFSLRPLYRLGDAIAERSPDDLHPIGERVPNEVQGLVDTVNSFMGRLQSALDALRNFTGNASHQLRTPLAIIRTQLALALRAGSIEDTKKAVKKADEAVANAERILAQLLLMAKIDAAGKDETRKLERIDLVELARGITAEHVPAAGDAGIDLGFDGEGEAFVRAEPLLVGEMLKNLIGNALLYAGRGAEVTTRVSEKEGVVSLEVEDSGPGIRPELREGVLRRFQRGASEAPGTGLGLPIVEEIAALYGARTSLTDGAGGRGLRVAILFPAG; from the coding sequence ATGAGGGCGGCGGTCTATTCCCTTCGCCGCAGGCTGCTTGGCTGGCTGTTGATCTCAACCGCCGTCATCGGCGTCGCGGCGCTGACCGACACCTACCGCGAGGCGGTGACGACAGCCAATGTCGTGTCGGACCGCGTTCTTGCCGGTTCGGCGCTCGCCATCGCCGAGCGCGTGGTTGTGGCGGAGGATGGTTCGCTCGAGGTGGACATCCCCTATGTGGCGCTCGAGATGTTGACCTCGGCGGCGCAGGATCGTGTCTTCTACCGTGTCGATGGACCGCCCGGACAATTCATCACCGGCTACCAGACCCTGCCGTCTCTGGACGAAGTTCCCGGTAGCTCCACGACCTTTGCCGACTCCTCGTTCCGCGGCGAGCCCATCCGGATCGCGGCACTGCGCCGGTCGGCTTCGACGGGCATCAACTCGGTTCCCTTCGTCGTGACGGTTGCCGAAACGACCATCGCGCGCCGACAGCTGGCGCAGACGATTCTCGTTCGTTCCGCCTTGCGCCTCGGCCTGATGATCGCCGGTGCCGCGGTCATCGTTTGGATTGCCGTCACCTTCTCACTCAGGCCGCTCTATCGCTTAGGCGATGCGATCGCCGAGCGCAGTCCCGACGATCTGCATCCGATCGGCGAGCGCGTACCAAACGAAGTCCAGGGGCTTGTCGACACGGTCAATTCGTTCATGGGACGTCTTCAGTCGGCGCTCGACGCGCTGCGCAATTTTACCGGCAACGCCAGCCATCAGCTGCGCACGCCGCTCGCAATCATCCGAACGCAACTGGCCTTGGCACTGCGCGCAGGCTCGATCGAGGACACCAAGAAGGCGGTGAAAAAGGCCGACGAGGCCGTTGCGAACGCCGAGCGCATTCTGGCGCAGTTGCTGCTGATGGCGAAGATCGACGCTGCCGGAAAGGACGAGACGCGCAAGCTGGAGCGGATCGACCTTGTCGAGCTGGCGCGCGGCATCACCGCCGAACATGTGCCAGCCGCCGGTGACGCCGGCATCGATCTGGGTTTCGACGGCGAGGGCGAAGCCTTCGTTCGTGCCGAACCCTTGCTGGTCGGCGAGATGCTGAAGAACCTGATCGGCAATGCGCTGCTCTATGCCGGGCGAGGGGCGGAGGTCACGACGCGGGTGAGCGAAAAGGAAGGCGTCGTATCGCTGGAGGTCGAAGACAGTGGACCCGGGATCAGGCCGGAATTGCGCGAGGGCGTGCTCAGGCGGTTTCAGCGCGGCGCCAGCGAAGCGCCTGGAACGGGGCTCGGTCTGCCGATCGTCGAGGAAATTGCTGCCCTCTACGGAGCGCGAACCAGCCTGACCGATGGAGCAGGTGGGCGCGGGCTTAGGGTTGCCATCCTGTTTCCGGCCGGCTGA
- a CDS encoding NUDIX domain-containing protein: MSIAHRVRLEDVTILSDDWYVLKKTTFSFLRADGNWQRQSRETYDRGNGATILLYDPKRRTVILTRQFRYPAFVNGHDDLLIEAPAGLLDNAEPEARIRAETEEETGFRVRDVRLAFDAFMSPGSVTERLHFFVGEYQPGDQASAGGGNEAEGEDIAVLEVGIDEALAMVGSGAIRDGKTIMLLQYAALNLFSNRTPTDVGAASPP, translated from the coding sequence ATGAGCATTGCACACCGCGTTCGCCTAGAGGATGTCACCATCCTCTCGGACGACTGGTACGTCCTAAAGAAAACGACTTTTTCCTTCCTGCGCGCCGACGGCAATTGGCAGCGACAGTCGCGAGAGACCTACGACCGGGGAAACGGTGCGACGATCCTTCTCTACGATCCGAAACGCCGCACGGTGATACTCACCCGACAGTTTCGCTATCCAGCCTTCGTCAATGGTCATGATGACCTTCTCATCGAAGCGCCGGCCGGCTTGCTCGACAATGCCGAGCCGGAAGCACGCATCCGCGCAGAAACGGAAGAGGAGACAGGCTTTCGTGTGCGCGATGTGCGCCTGGCGTTCGACGCGTTCATGAGCCCTGGCTCCGTAACGGAGCGGCTACACTTCTTCGTTGGCGAGTACCAGCCAGGCGACCAGGCTTCGGCAGGTGGTGGCAACGAGGCCGAAGGGGAGGATATTGCCGTCCTGGAAGTTGGTATCGACGAGGCGCTTGCGATGGTCGGCTCGGGGGCAATTCGGGATGGAAAAACGATCATGCTGCTGCAGTACGCCGCCTTGAACCTCTTCTCCAATCGGACGCCAACCGACGTTGGCGCAGCAAGCCCTCCCTGA
- a CDS encoding type II toxin-antitoxin system RelE/ParE family toxin: protein MQVNWTSKTLGDLARPFEFLAPVNRRAAARTVQPLTTAPTRLVEQPRLGEKLEEFAAREVRRILVGHYEIRYEIQQSIIYVLRVWHTREAR, encoded by the coding sequence ATGCAGGTTAATTGGACAAGCAAAACCCTTGGTGATCTCGCGCGCCCTTTCGAATTTCTAGCTCCCGTTAATCGGCGAGCCGCCGCACGCACGGTTCAACCGTTGACGACTGCACCGACACGCCTAGTTGAACAGCCTCGACTTGGCGAGAAGCTCGAAGAATTTGCGGCTCGCGAAGTCCGCCGAATCCTCGTTGGGCATTATGAGATCCGATACGAGATTCAACAGTCGATCATCTATGTACTGCGCGTATGGCATACCCGCGAGGCCCGTTGA
- a CDS encoding CopG family ribbon-helix-helix protein produces MKTKVLTAHVPLPLAERVDQLASRLERSRGWIIKQALTAWVDQEDERRLLTLEALADVDAGQVIDHQAVQAWADSLDNDKPLSVPL; encoded by the coding sequence ATGAAAACCAAAGTACTGACAGCGCATGTTCCGCTGCCGCTTGCGGAGAGGGTAGATCAGTTGGCTAGCAGGCTGGAACGTTCGCGCGGCTGGATCATCAAGCAGGCACTCACTGCCTGGGTAGATCAAGAGGATGAACGGCGCCTGCTCACACTTGAAGCGCTCGCGGACGTGGACGCCGGTCAAGTTATTGATCATCAGGCCGTGCAAGCCTGGGCCGATAGTCTGGACAACGACAAGCCGCTCTCTGTTCCGCTCTGA